From Cygnus atratus isolate AKBS03 ecotype Queensland, Australia chromosome 1, CAtr_DNAZoo_HiC_assembly, whole genome shotgun sequence, the proteins below share one genomic window:
- the AICDA gene encoding single-stranded DNA cytosine deaminase yields MDSLLMKRKLFLYNFKNLRWAKGRRETYLCYVVKRRDSATSCSLDFGYLRNKMGCHVEVLFLRYISAWDLDPGRCYRITWFTSWSPCYDCARHVADFLRAYPNLTLRIFTARLYFCEDRKAEPEGLRRLHRAGAQIAIMTFKDYFYCWNTFVENREKTFKAWEGLHENAVHLSRKLRRILLPLYEVDDLRDAFKTLGL; encoded by the exons ATGGACAG TCTCCTGATGAAGAGGAAACTTTTCCTCTACAACTTCAAGAACCTGCGCTGGGCCAAGGGCCGTCGTGAAACCTACCTCTGTTATGTTGTGAAGCGCCGTGACAGTGCCACATCGTGCTCCCTGGACTTTGGGTACCTGCGTAACAAG ATGGGCTGCCACGTGGAGGTTCTCTTCCTACGCTACATCTCAGCCTGGGACCTGGACCCAGGCCGCTGCTACCGCATCACCTGGTTCACCTCCTGGAGCCCCTGTTACGACTGCGCCCGACACGTGGCTGACTTCCTGCGCGCCTACCCCAACCTGACCCTGCGTATCTTCACTGCCCGCCTCTACTTCTGTGAGGACCGCAAGGCAGAGCCCGAGGGGCTACGGCGCCTGCATCGGGCTGGGGCCCAAATCGCCATCATGACCTTCAAAG ATTACTTCTACTGCTGGAACACATTTGTGGAGAACAgggaaaagaccttcaaagCCTGGGAAGGACTGCATGAAAACGCTGTCCATCTGTCCAGGAAACTCCGACGGATCCTCCTG CCACTGTACGAAGTAGATGATTTACGAGATGCCTTTAAAACTCTGGGACTTTGA